Proteins encoded together in one Rhizobacter sp. J219 window:
- the smpB gene encoding SsrA-binding protein SmpB, giving the protein MSIAENRRARFDYHLEEKYEAGMVLAGWEIKAIRAGQVQLTDGYVVIRDGELYLIGCRINALRSASTHVNPEADRTKKLLMHKAEIKRLIGKVEQKGFTLVPLDLHYKGGRVKAEIALAKGKAEHDKRNTEKKRDWDREKGRLMRHKVSSGPSKE; this is encoded by the coding sequence ATGTCCATCGCCGAAAACCGCCGTGCCCGTTTCGATTACCACCTCGAAGAGAAGTACGAGGCCGGCATGGTGCTGGCGGGCTGGGAGATCAAGGCCATCCGTGCCGGCCAGGTGCAACTGACCGACGGCTATGTGGTGATCCGCGATGGTGAGCTGTACCTGATCGGCTGCCGCATCAATGCCCTGCGCAGCGCATCGACCCACGTGAACCCGGAAGCCGACCGCACGAAGAAGCTACTGATGCACAAGGCCGAGATCAAGCGCCTGATCGGCAAGGTCGAGCAGAAAGGCTTCACGCTCGTGCCGCTGGACCTGCACTACAAGGGCGGGCGTGTGAAGGCCGAGATCGCGCTGGCCAAGGGCAAGGCGGAGCACGACAAACGCAACACCGAAAAGAAGCGCGACTGGGACCGTGAAAAGGGCCGGCTGATGCGGCACAAGGTCTCGTCGGGCCCCAGCAAGGAGTGA
- the rimO gene encoding 30S ribosomal protein S12 methylthiotransferase RimO, translating into MTENTLAAPTAVAPKIGFVSLGCPKALTDSELILTQLRAEGYDTSKTFAGADLVIVNTCGFIDDAVKESLDTIGEALAENGKVIVTGCLGAKAGEGGGNLVQQMHPSVLAVTGPHATNEVMDAVHKHVPKPHDPFVDLVPAQGVKLTPKHYAYLKISEGCNHRCSFCIIPSMRGDLVSRPIGDVLSEAQRLFEAGVKELLVISQDTSAYGVDVKYRTGFWDGKPVKTRMLDLCEKLGALAQAHGAWVRLHYVYPYPHVDDVLPLMAEGLILPYLDVPFQHSHPDVLKRMKRPASGEKNLDRLQRWREVCPELVVRSTFIAGFPGETEAEFEHLLGFMREAQIDRAGCFAYSPVEGATANDLPNAVPAELREERRARFMAVAEEVSAAKLRRRVGATMQVLVDSAPALGKKGGVGRSYADAPEIDGTVQLLAPQKLSKTLKVGEFTQARIVDTRGHDLIAQPI; encoded by the coding sequence ATGACAGAGAACACCCTGGCCGCGCCCACCGCGGTGGCCCCCAAGATCGGTTTTGTCTCCCTCGGCTGCCCCAAGGCGCTGACCGACTCCGAACTCATCCTCACGCAACTGCGCGCCGAGGGCTACGACACCTCCAAGACTTTCGCCGGTGCCGATCTCGTGATCGTCAACACCTGCGGCTTCATCGACGATGCGGTGAAGGAAAGCCTCGACACCATCGGAGAGGCGCTGGCCGAGAACGGCAAGGTCATCGTCACCGGCTGCCTGGGTGCAAAGGCTGGCGAGGGCGGCGGCAACCTCGTTCAGCAGATGCACCCGAGCGTGCTTGCCGTGACCGGGCCGCATGCGACGAACGAGGTGATGGATGCCGTGCACAAGCACGTGCCCAAGCCGCACGATCCGTTTGTCGACCTCGTGCCGGCGCAGGGCGTGAAGCTCACTCCCAAGCACTACGCCTACCTGAAGATCAGCGAGGGCTGCAACCACCGCTGCAGCTTCTGCATCATCCCGAGCATGCGCGGTGACCTGGTGTCGCGGCCGATTGGCGACGTGCTCTCGGAGGCGCAGCGCCTCTTCGAAGCCGGCGTGAAGGAATTGCTCGTCATCAGCCAGGACACGAGCGCCTACGGCGTCGACGTGAAGTACCGCACCGGCTTCTGGGACGGCAAGCCCGTCAAGACCCGCATGCTCGACCTGTGCGAGAAGCTCGGTGCGCTGGCCCAGGCCCATGGCGCCTGGGTGCGGCTGCACTACGTCTACCCGTATCCGCACGTCGACGACGTGCTGCCACTGATGGCCGAGGGGCTGATCCTGCCGTACCTCGACGTGCCGTTCCAGCATTCGCACCCCGACGTTCTGAAGCGCATGAAGCGCCCGGCCAGCGGCGAGAAGAACCTCGACCGACTGCAGCGCTGGCGCGAGGTGTGCCCCGAGTTGGTGGTGCGCAGCACCTTCATCGCCGGCTTCCCCGGCGAGACCGAGGCCGAGTTCGAGCACCTGCTTGGCTTCATGCGCGAGGCGCAGATCGACCGTGCGGGCTGCTTTGCCTATTCGCCGGTGGAGGGGGCGACGGCCAACGATCTGCCGAATGCGGTGCCGGCCGAGCTGCGCGAGGAGCGCCGAGCTCGCTTCATGGCGGTCGCCGAAGAGGTGTCGGCCGCCAAGCTGCGCCGGCGTGTCGGCGCCACGATGCAGGTCCTGGTCGATTCGGCACCGGCGCTCGGCAAGAAGGGCGGCGTCGGCCGCAGCTACGCCGACGCCCCCGAGATCGACGGCACCGTGCAGCTGCTGGCACCGCAGAAGCTGTCGAAGACGCTGAAGGTGGGCGAATTCACCCAGGCCCGCATCGTCGACACGCGGGGCCACGACCTGATCGCTCAGCCGATCTGA
- the phaR gene encoding polyhydroxyalkanoate synthesis repressor PhaR, translated as MAQPRRPSASDDGSADGNSSQRILKKYPNRRLYDTRTSSYITLADVKKMVLEGQDFVVRDAKTGDELTRSILLQIILEEETGGVPMFSSQMLAQIIRFYGHAMQGMMGSYLEKNLQTFTDIQKNLAEQSKGLYDANMMNPEVWTQFLNGQAPGVQNLMGSYLEQSKNMFEKMQEQMAKQAETFFPGMPGFTNPKR; from the coding sequence ATGGCCCAACCCCGCCGCCCATCGGCTTCCGACGACGGCAGCGCCGACGGCAACAGCAGCCAGCGCATTCTCAAGAAGTACCCCAACCGCCGTCTGTACGACACGCGGACCAGCAGCTACATCACGCTGGCCGACGTGAAGAAGATGGTGCTCGAAGGCCAGGACTTCGTGGTGCGCGATGCCAAGACGGGCGATGAACTGACGCGCAGCATCCTGCTGCAGATCATCCTGGAGGAAGAGACCGGCGGCGTGCCGATGTTCTCGTCGCAGATGCTGGCGCAGATCATCCGCTTCTACGGCCATGCCATGCAGGGCATGATGGGTTCCTACCTCGAGAAGAACCTGCAGACCTTCACCGACATCCAGAAGAACCTGGCCGAGCAGTCCAAGGGGCTGTACGACGCCAACATGATGAACCCCGAGGTCTGGACGCAGTTCCTGAACGGCCAGGCCCCTGGCGTGCAGAACCTGATGGGCAGCTACCTCGAACAGTCGAAGAACATGTTCGAGAAGATGCAGGAGCAGATGGCCAAGCAGGCCGAGACCTTCTTCCCGGGCATGCCGGGTTTCACCAACCCCAAGCGATAG
- a CDS encoding bifunctional (p)ppGpp synthetase/guanosine-3',5'-bis(diphosphate) 3'-pyrophosphohydrolase, translating to MKTGPSDGRTPAAAIVQLADVDPDDSREAEVSQLARARAFAEPLLTGQVLDTGEDALVHAEGVANILLGIGAAPSMGAAAYLVYAGDYLAKPDEMVSKAFGPSYAGLVTHTRKLVQIQRAAREAKVQEEKRAEQTERVRKMLLAFSSDLRVVLLRLASRLQTLRHYALSKQPCPVLLARESMQVFAPLANRLGIWQIKWELEDLAFRFLEPDSYKQVARLLDEKRVEREQGVEAFRQRLGDELARAGLKAEVQGRPKHLYSIWKKMRGKGLDIDHVFDVRAVRVIVADVRDCYAVLSRVHEVWRPVAGEFDDYIARPKANGYQSLHTVVLDAQGRPVEVQIRTRAMHEHAEHGVAAHWAYKEAGAKGYAGVSAAGDFDAQVAEARKAVLRQLLAWERDFVEAGHEAGTKEGVFDDRIYVFTPQAAVIELPAGATPIDFAYAVHTNLGHRCRGAKVDGVMVPLNTSLQSGQTVEVSTIKEGGPSLDWLNPELGYLQSPRSKAKVRAWFNALALQDTIARGREAVEKLLQREGRTAMKLDDLATQLGFRNADALFEVVGKDEFSLRNIENLLRPAEPPPPADDAITLRKPSAEGPGKGGVLVVGVESLLTSLARCCRPAPPDAISGYVTRGKGVAIHRADCVNFRQMATRAPERVISVAWGAPRGDRPALYPVDVLVEAADRQGLLRDISEVFAKDKMNVTGVSTQTIKGPLGHTAWMTFTVEVADSARLAQVLQTVARIPGVRGARRK from the coding sequence ATGAAGACCGGACCTTCGGACGGCCGCACCCCGGCCGCCGCCATCGTTCAACTCGCCGACGTCGACCCCGACGACTCGCGCGAAGCCGAGGTCTCTCAACTGGCCCGCGCCCGGGCGTTCGCCGAGCCGCTCCTGACCGGGCAGGTGCTTGACACCGGCGAAGACGCTCTCGTGCACGCCGAGGGCGTGGCCAACATCCTGCTCGGCATCGGGGCAGCGCCGTCGATGGGGGCGGCCGCCTACCTCGTCTATGCGGGCGACTACCTCGCCAAGCCCGACGAGATGGTGAGCAAGGCCTTCGGGCCCTCGTATGCCGGGCTCGTCACGCACACCCGCAAGCTGGTGCAGATCCAGCGCGCGGCGCGCGAGGCGAAGGTTCAGGAAGAAAAGCGCGCCGAGCAGACCGAGCGGGTGCGCAAGATGCTGCTCGCGTTCTCGAGCGACCTGCGGGTCGTGCTGCTGCGCCTGGCCTCGCGCCTGCAGACGCTGCGGCACTACGCGCTCAGCAAGCAGCCGTGCCCGGTGCTGCTGGCGCGCGAATCGATGCAGGTGTTTGCGCCGCTCGCCAACCGGCTGGGCATCTGGCAGATCAAGTGGGAGCTGGAGGACCTGGCCTTCCGCTTCCTCGAGCCCGACTCCTACAAGCAGGTCGCAAGGTTGCTCGACGAAAAGCGCGTCGAGCGGGAGCAGGGGGTCGAGGCCTTCCGCCAGCGGCTGGGCGACGAGCTGGCGCGGGCCGGGCTCAAGGCGGAAGTGCAGGGCCGGCCCAAGCACCTCTACAGCATCTGGAAAAAGATGCGCGGCAAGGGCCTGGACATCGACCATGTGTTCGACGTGCGCGCTGTGCGCGTGATCGTGGCCGATGTGCGCGACTGCTATGCGGTGCTGAGCCGCGTGCACGAAGTCTGGCGGCCGGTGGCGGGCGAGTTCGACGACTACATCGCCCGCCCCAAGGCGAACGGCTATCAATCGCTGCACACCGTGGTGCTCGATGCGCAAGGGCGACCGGTGGAGGTGCAGATCCGGACGCGGGCCATGCACGAGCATGCCGAGCATGGTGTCGCGGCGCACTGGGCCTACAAGGAGGCTGGCGCCAAGGGGTACGCCGGCGTCAGCGCCGCGGGCGATTTCGATGCGCAGGTGGCCGAAGCCCGCAAGGCGGTGTTGCGCCAGCTGCTGGCATGGGAGCGCGATTTCGTCGAAGCGGGGCACGAAGCGGGAACGAAGGAAGGCGTCTTCGACGACCGCATCTACGTGTTCACGCCGCAGGCCGCGGTGATCGAGTTGCCGGCCGGCGCGACGCCCATCGATTTCGCCTACGCCGTGCACACCAACCTCGGCCACCGTTGCCGCGGCGCCAAGGTCGACGGTGTGATGGTGCCGCTCAACACGTCGCTGCAGAGCGGGCAGACGGTCGAGGTGAGCACCATCAAGGAGGGCGGGCCTTCGCTCGACTGGCTCAACCCCGAACTCGGCTATCTGCAAAGCCCGCGCTCCAAAGCCAAGGTGCGGGCGTGGTTCAACGCGCTGGCCCTGCAAGACACGATCGCCCGCGGCCGCGAGGCGGTCGAGAAGCTGCTGCAGCGAGAAGGCCGCACGGCGATGAAGCTCGACGACCTGGCCACGCAGCTCGGTTTTCGCAACGCCGACGCCCTGTTCGAAGTGGTGGGCAAGGACGAGTTCTCGTTGCGCAACATCGAGAACCTGCTGCGGCCTGCCGAGCCGCCACCGCCGGCGGACGACGCCATCACCCTGCGCAAGCCGAGTGCCGAAGGGCCCGGCAAGGGCGGGGTGCTGGTGGTCGGCGTGGAGAGCCTGCTCACGAGCCTGGCCCGCTGTTGCCGGCCGGCGCCGCCCGATGCGATCAGCGGCTACGTCACGCGCGGCAAGGGCGTGGCCATCCACCGGGCCGACTGCGTGAACTTCCGCCAGATGGCGACACGCGCGCCCGAGCGTGTGATCAGCGTGGCCTGGGGCGCGCCGCGGGGTGACCGGCCGGCGTTGTACCCGGTCGACGTGTTGGTCGAGGCGGCCGACCGGCAGGGTCTGCTGCGCGACATTTCCGAAGTCTTCGCCAAGGACAAGATGAACGTGACGGGTGTCAGTACCCAGACGATCAAGGGCCCGCTCGGCCACACCGCCTGGATGACCTTCACGGTGGAAGTGGCGGACTCCGCGCGGCTCGCGCAGGTGCTGCAGACGGTGGCGCGGATTCCCGGTGTGCGTGGCGCACGTCGCAAATGA
- a CDS encoding alpha/beta fold hydrolase, giving the protein MHEPRLNHVQCLDTQGLHRMAYWEWGDPANPKVLVCVHGLSRQGRDFDTLAQAMRGEYRVVCPDVVGRGQSDWLSDPSGYQIPAYAADMVTLLARLNAQTVHWVGTSMGGLIGLIVSALKGSPISRLVLNDVGPVVEPEAIARIGSYLGAPLRWNTLEEAADALWAISQGFGPHTREQWLALTRPMVKPEGDGFIPHYDLKIAEPFRSITPEVAKAGEAMIWAMYDSLRCRVLLLRGAESDLLSPATAKAMTERGPKAELREFAGVGHAPMLNSLDQIAVLREFLLRP; this is encoded by the coding sequence ATGCACGAACCACGCCTGAACCATGTGCAATGCCTCGACACGCAGGGCTTGCACCGCATGGCCTATTGGGAGTGGGGCGATCCGGCGAACCCGAAGGTGCTGGTCTGCGTGCATGGCCTGTCGCGGCAAGGGCGCGATTTCGACACGCTGGCGCAGGCGATGCGCGGTGAATACCGCGTGGTCTGCCCCGACGTGGTCGGGCGCGGCCAGTCCGACTGGCTGAGCGACCCGTCCGGCTACCAGATCCCCGCCTACGCGGCGGACATGGTGACCCTGCTCGCGCGCCTGAATGCGCAGACGGTGCACTGGGTGGGTACCTCGATGGGCGGGCTGATCGGGCTCATCGTCTCGGCCCTCAAGGGCTCGCCGATCTCGCGCCTGGTGCTCAACGACGTGGGGCCGGTGGTCGAGCCCGAGGCCATTGCCCGCATTGGCAGCTACCTCGGCGCACCCTTGCGCTGGAATACGTTGGAAGAAGCGGCCGATGCGCTGTGGGCCATCTCCCAGGGGTTTGGGCCGCATACCCGCGAGCAGTGGCTCGCGTTGACACGCCCGATGGTCAAACCTGAGGGCGATGGGTTCATCCCGCACTACGACCTCAAGATCGCCGAGCCTTTCCGCAGCATCACGCCCGAGGTGGCCAAGGCCGGCGAGGCGATGATCTGGGCGATGTATGACAGCCTCCGTTGCCGTGTGCTGCTGCTGCGCGGGGCGGAGTCCGACCTGCTGTCGCCCGCCACCGCAAAGGCCATGACCGAGCGTGGCCCCAAGGCCGAGCTGCGCGAGTTCGCCGGCGTCGGCCACGCGCCGATGCTCAATTCGCTGGACCAGATCGCGGTGCTGCGGGAGTTCCTGCTGCGGCCATGA
- a CDS encoding 3-hydroxybutyrate dehydrogenase gives MLKGKTALVTGSTSGIGLGVALCLARQGANVVLNGFGEFEPAKAQVTALGVKAGYHGADMSKPAEIEAMMAYAERDFGGVDILVNNAGIQHVAPVEDFPVAKWDAIIAINLSSAFHTTRLAIPGMRKKNWGRVINIASAHGLVASAQKSAYVAAKHGIVGFTKSIALETATTGITSNAICPGWVLTPLVQKQIDDRAAREGIPVEKAKVDLLGEKQPSLQFVTPEQLGELAVFLSSPAADQIRGVAWNVDGGWVAQ, from the coding sequence ATGCTGAAAGGGAAAACTGCTCTCGTCACCGGCTCCACCAGCGGCATCGGCCTCGGCGTGGCGCTGTGCCTGGCGCGACAGGGCGCCAATGTGGTGCTCAACGGCTTCGGCGAATTCGAGCCGGCGAAGGCGCAGGTCACAGCCCTCGGCGTGAAAGCGGGCTACCACGGCGCCGACATGAGCAAGCCCGCCGAGATCGAAGCCATGATGGCCTACGCCGAGCGCGACTTCGGCGGCGTCGACATCCTCGTCAACAACGCCGGCATCCAGCACGTGGCCCCGGTCGAAGACTTCCCCGTCGCCAAGTGGGACGCGATCATTGCCATCAACCTCAGCTCCGCCTTCCACACCACGCGTCTGGCCATCCCCGGCATGCGCAAGAAGAACTGGGGTCGCGTGATCAACATCGCCTCGGCGCACGGCCTGGTGGCCTCGGCCCAGAAATCGGCCTACGTGGCGGCCAAGCACGGCATCGTCGGCTTCACCAAATCGATCGCACTGGAGACCGCAACCACCGGCATCACCTCCAACGCCATCTGCCCCGGCTGGGTGCTCACGCCGCTGGTACAGAAGCAGATCGACGACCGCGCGGCGCGCGAAGGCATCCCGGTCGAGAAGGCCAAGGTCGATCTGCTGGGCGAGAAGCAGCCTTCCCTGCAGTTCGTGACGCCCGAGCAGTTGGGCGAGCTGGCGGTGTTCTTGAGCTCACCTGCCGCCGACCAGATCCGAGGCGTGGCCTGGAACGTCGACGGCGGCTGGGTCGCGCAGTAA
- a CDS encoding SIMPL domain-containing protein (The SIMPL domain is named for its presence in mouse protein SIMPL (signalling molecule that associates with mouse pelle-like kinase). Bacterial member BP26, from Brucella, was shown to assemble into a channel-like structure, while YggE from E. coli has been associated with resistance to oxidative stress.) translates to MTRTSSLALTLLAALASAPAWADSPPPQNVVGLSASSSIEVNKDVLSVTLSTTRDGTDAGSVQSQLKQALDAALAEAKKAAKPGQIEVRTGNFSLFPRYSNKGGITGWQGTAELNIEGKDIPGIAQLTGRINTMTVARVGTSLSREQREKVESDVTGQAIAQYRAKAADVARQFGFSGYTLREVQVNSNEPPMYAAAPMMRAKSMSDASEALPVELGKGTVTVTVNGTVQLTK, encoded by the coding sequence ATGACCCGCACTTCCTCATTGGCCTTGACGCTCCTTGCAGCCCTCGCGAGTGCGCCCGCCTGGGCCGACTCACCGCCGCCGCAGAACGTGGTGGGCTTGTCTGCAAGTTCGAGCATCGAGGTCAACAAAGACGTGCTGAGCGTCACCCTCTCGACCACGCGTGACGGCACCGATGCGGGCTCGGTGCAGTCGCAGCTCAAGCAGGCGCTCGATGCAGCGCTGGCCGAGGCGAAGAAGGCCGCCAAGCCGGGTCAGATCGAGGTGCGCACCGGCAACTTCTCTCTCTTCCCTCGGTATTCCAACAAGGGCGGCATCACCGGCTGGCAAGGCACGGCCGAGCTGAACATCGAGGGCAAGGACATCCCGGGCATTGCCCAGCTCACCGGCCGCATCAACACGATGACGGTGGCGCGCGTGGGCACCTCGCTGTCGCGCGAGCAGCGCGAGAAAGTCGAGAGCGACGTGACCGGCCAGGCCATCGCGCAGTACCGCGCCAAGGCGGCCGACGTCGCGCGCCAGTTCGGCTTCAGCGGCTACACACTGCGCGAAGTGCAGGTCAACAGCAACGAGCCGCCGATGTATGCCGCCGCACCGATGATGCGGGCGAAGTCGATGTCGGACGCGTCCGAAGCGCTGCCCGTCGAGCTGGGCAAAGGAACCGTAACGGTCACTGTCAACGGTACGGTGCAACTGACCAAGTAG
- a CDS encoding DUF1501 domain-containing protein, with protein MDRRQLLSLGGLAFPALGWAQTAASAAGRVLVLVELKGGNDGLNTVVPYAHPAYAQLRPSLALKADELLRLDGALGLHPSLAPLVPLWEKRELAVLLGLGYPQPNLSHFRSIEIWDTASRATEYLDEGWVARAMSAGLRDAARFTAEGVAIGSASLGALSGANAVSLNNPEAFVNQARLVRPAQAQGNAALAHVLRVESGVLQAAEGLRGQGAVSMATEFPAHAFGQAVRATCQIVAGQKGKGGVPVFHLTHGSFDTHRAQLGTHANLLKQLAEGLAALKAGLVEAGAWERTLVVTYSEFGRRARQNQSGGTDHGTAAPHFVLGGAVRGGTVIGTMPDLDRLDGSQNLVHTADFRQLYATIARRWWGVNPEPVVRGQFDLLPFLDV; from the coding sequence ATCGATCGTCGTCAACTTCTCTCGTTGGGCGGCCTGGCGTTCCCCGCGCTGGGCTGGGCGCAGACCGCGGCGTCTGCGGCCGGGCGTGTGCTGGTGCTGGTGGAACTGAAGGGTGGCAACGATGGGCTCAACACCGTCGTGCCCTACGCCCACCCGGCCTACGCGCAACTGCGCCCGAGTCTCGCGCTCAAGGCCGACGAGCTGCTGCGGCTCGATGGCGCGCTCGGCCTGCACCCGTCGCTGGCGCCGCTCGTGCCGCTGTGGGAGAAGCGCGAGCTGGCCGTGCTGCTGGGGCTGGGCTACCCGCAGCCCAACCTGTCGCACTTTCGCTCGATCGAGATTTGGGACACCGCCTCGCGTGCCACCGAGTACCTCGACGAAGGCTGGGTGGCGCGGGCGATGTCGGCGGGCTTGCGCGACGCTGCGCGCTTCACGGCCGAAGGCGTGGCCATCGGCAGCGCGAGCCTCGGTGCCCTGAGCGGCGCCAACGCGGTGTCGCTCAACAACCCCGAGGCTTTCGTCAACCAGGCCCGGCTCGTGCGGCCGGCCCAGGCCCAGGGCAACGCTGCGCTGGCGCATGTGCTGCGGGTCGAGTCGGGCGTGCTGCAAGCGGCCGAAGGTCTGCGCGGGCAGGGCGCGGTCAGCATGGCGACCGAATTTCCCGCCCACGCCTTCGGCCAGGCCGTGCGCGCCACCTGCCAGATCGTGGCTGGGCAGAAGGGCAAGGGCGGCGTGCCGGTGTTCCACCTCACGCACGGCAGCTTCGACACCCACCGTGCCCAGCTGGGCACGCACGCCAACCTGCTCAAGCAACTGGCCGAGGGCCTCGCCGCGCTCAAGGCCGGGCTGGTGGAGGCGGGCGCGTGGGAGCGCACGCTGGTCGTCACCTATTCCGAATTCGGCCGGCGTGCGCGCCAGAACCAGAGCGGCGGTACCGACCACGGCACCGCCGCGCCGCACTTCGTGCTGGGCGGTGCGGTGCGGGGCGGCACGGTCATCGGCACCATGCCCGACCTCGACCGGCTCGATGGCAGCCAGAACCTCGTCCACACCGCCGACTTCCGGCAGCTCTATGCGACCATCGCCCGCCGCTGGTGGGGCGTGAACCCCGAGCCGGTGGTGCGCGGCCAGTTCGACCTGCTGCCCTTTCTTGATGTTTGA
- a CDS encoding DUF1800 family protein has product MSNAPSTRLSPADARHLLGRTGFMPSPAETASWVGLSRETAVDRLLGDALRSQAGKAPPSFVGEPIRPPLRAQADVEARKEVLRQLRADTVALAAWWLQQMRETPTPLAERMTLFWHNHFATSVQKVRQAQGMYLQHELLRRHALGSFRELLHGMARDPAMLVYLDGAANRAQAPNENFAREVMELFTLGEGQYTEQDIREAARAFSGWAVDRETWTARFRPRQHDGGEKTLLGRRGRFDAVDALDVMLDQPAAPRFIVGKLWREFVSPAPDAGAVDGIAQRLRSSGWRIDVALRELLLGAAFWAPANRAVLIKSPVELAVGTLRQFEIQLDSAVPLVGITARQGQMLFSPPNVKGWPGYTDWITSTTLLDRKRFTERLFRAVEQPRMEMMQGAAATLGVRFDAEQWLKPLGAWPDREPDAAARDKLVEAVLATAPVHPVPAGTVGLSYLRALGLDPAFQLK; this is encoded by the coding sequence ATGAGCAATGCGCCTTCCACCCGCCTGTCGCCGGCCGATGCGCGACACCTGCTCGGCCGCACCGGCTTCATGCCGTCACCGGCCGAGACCGCGTCTTGGGTCGGCCTGAGCCGAGAGACGGCTGTCGACAGACTGCTGGGCGACGCGCTGCGATCGCAAGCGGGCAAGGCGCCGCCGTCGTTTGTGGGCGAACCCATCCGCCCGCCTTTGCGCGCCCAGGCTGATGTCGAGGCGCGCAAGGAGGTGCTGCGCCAGCTGCGGGCCGACACGGTCGCCCTGGCCGCCTGGTGGCTGCAACAGATGCGCGAGACGCCCACGCCGCTGGCCGAGCGCATGACGCTCTTCTGGCACAACCATTTCGCGACCTCGGTCCAGAAGGTGCGGCAGGCGCAGGGCATGTACCTCCAGCACGAGCTGCTGCGCCGCCATGCGCTGGGGTCGTTTCGCGAGCTGCTGCACGGCATGGCCCGTGACCCGGCGATGCTGGTCTATCTGGATGGCGCGGCCAACCGCGCGCAGGCGCCCAACGAAAACTTCGCGCGTGAGGTGATGGAACTCTTCACCCTCGGAGAGGGGCAGTACACCGAGCAGGACATCCGGGAGGCCGCCCGCGCCTTCTCGGGCTGGGCGGTCGACCGCGAAACATGGACGGCGCGCTTCCGCCCGCGCCAGCACGACGGCGGTGAGAAGACACTCCTCGGCCGCCGTGGCCGTTTCGATGCGGTCGATGCGCTCGACGTGATGCTCGACCAGCCGGCCGCGCCGCGTTTCATCGTCGGCAAGCTGTGGCGCGAATTCGTTTCGCCGGCGCCCGACGCAGGGGCCGTCGATGGGATCGCGCAGCGCCTGCGATCGAGTGGTTGGCGCATCGACGTGGCCTTGCGCGAGCTGCTGCTGGGCGCGGCGTTCTGGGCGCCGGCGAACCGCGCCGTGCTGATCAAGTCGCCGGTGGAACTGGCGGTGGGCACGCTGCGGCAATTCGAGATTCAGCTCGACAGTGCCGTGCCGCTGGTGGGCATCACCGCGCGGCAAGGGCAGATGCTCTTCAGCCCGCCCAACGTGAAAGGCTGGCCAGGCTACACCGACTGGATCACGAGCACGACGCTGCTCGACCGCAAGCGTTTCACCGAGCGACTGTTTCGCGCCGTCGAGCAGCCGCGCATGGAGATGATGCAGGGCGCCGCCGCGACGCTGGGCGTGCGGTTCGACGCCGAGCAGTGGCTCAAGCCGCTCGGCGCCTGGCCCGACCGCGAGCCCGACGCGGCCGCTCGCGACAAGCTCGTCGAGGCCGTGCTGGCCACGGCGCCGGTGCACCCGGTGCCGGCCGGCACCGTGGGCCTGTCCTACCTGCGGGCGCTGGGCCTGGACCCGGCCTTCCAACTCAAGTGA
- the ompR gene encoding two-component system response regulator OmpR codes for MTPTPNARPDRVVVVDDDARIRDLLRRYLTQEGFEVLLAEDSKALNRVLTRETVDLIVLDLMLPGEDGLSICRRLRAANDVTPIIMLTAKVEDVDRIVGLEVGADDYLPKPFNPRELLARIHAVLRRRPAMEAPGAPAKDAQTVTFGPFEFDLALRRLSKDGEQIALTTGEFSMLKALVRHPRQPLSRDKLAQLARGREFEPFDRSLDVQISRLRKMIEPDPSQPRYIQTVWGVGYVFVPDGAA; via the coding sequence ATGACGCCCACGCCCAATGCCCGCCCCGACCGCGTCGTCGTGGTGGATGACGATGCTCGCATCCGCGACCTGCTGCGCCGCTACCTGACGCAGGAAGGCTTCGAGGTGCTGCTGGCCGAAGACTCGAAGGCTCTCAATCGCGTGCTGACCCGCGAGACCGTCGACCTGATCGTGCTCGACCTCATGCTCCCCGGCGAAGACGGCCTGTCGATCTGCCGCCGCCTGCGCGCCGCGAATGACGTCACGCCCATCATCATGCTCACCGCCAAGGTGGAAGACGTGGACCGCATCGTCGGCCTCGAAGTCGGTGCCGACGACTACCTGCCCAAGCCCTTCAACCCGCGCGAGCTGCTGGCGCGCATCCACGCCGTGCTGCGCCGCCGCCCCGCGATGGAAGCCCCCGGCGCCCCGGCGAAAGACGCGCAGACCGTCACCTTCGGCCCGTTCGAATTCGACCTGGCGCTGCGCCGCCTCTCGAAGGACGGCGAGCAGATCGCGCTCACCACCGGCGAGTTCTCGATGCTCAAGGCCCTGGTGCGCCACCCGCGCCAGCCGCTCTCGCGCGACAAGCTGGCCCAGCTGGCGCGCGGCCGCGAGTTCGAGCCCTTCGACCGCAGCCTCGACGTGCAGATCTCGCGCCTGCGCAAGATGATCGAGCCGGACCCGTCTCAGCCTCGCTACATCCAGACCGTGTGGGGCGTGGGCTATGTCTTCGTCCCTGATGGCGCGGCCTGA